Proteins encoded within one genomic window of Desulfurispira natronophila:
- the gspL gene encoding type II secretion system protein GspL, with protein sequence MHDTLVIRFTPQYFTPAAPDSQEQLFVEWLSLTELPAQGPPQISPLAEIVNQRGSTPPRRTIVLLPGEHVLLSSVTIPSRNNRYIRQALPFAVEEQLAQDLDQVHIAMGPRNPDGSITVAIVDQRVMNQCLHDLSIAGFEVDLLLPDSLAILQPSGKSSNWNLWIEDSQRALLCTDSHQAIATAPTTIPLYLQSILQKQQHQDSPVPLDIFFPFCSEDQLDYATLEMELASEERLQTNKLYYQEHILVELTNNLLQQSHLWPHSLNLLQGAYAKRKGSVQQLLPWKTIAAAIFIWLVAEVGITLAQTLHLERQAADTKAKAESIYREIFTGDQRIVNIRAQMQSHINQARQQGHSHESFLELLAGMGSVLQEVDRSDQVMLRHISYHQQRSDLLVELHLQSFDQLEQYREALESNNFEAEVQSAVVDGDIVRSRIILRKKA encoded by the coding sequence ATGCACGATACATTGGTAATACGCTTCACCCCTCAATACTTCACTCCTGCCGCTCCAGACAGTCAAGAACAACTCTTTGTGGAGTGGCTTTCTTTGACCGAATTACCTGCTCAGGGCCCCCCGCAAATTTCGCCGCTGGCAGAGATTGTGAATCAGCGAGGTAGCACTCCCCCCCGGCGCACCATCGTTTTACTTCCAGGTGAGCACGTATTATTATCCAGTGTCACTATTCCCTCACGCAACAATAGGTATATTCGTCAGGCCCTTCCGTTTGCTGTGGAAGAACAACTGGCGCAGGACCTGGACCAAGTTCATATCGCCATGGGCCCTCGCAATCCAGACGGCTCTATAACAGTTGCCATAGTAGATCAGCGTGTTATGAACCAGTGTCTGCATGATTTGTCCATAGCCGGTTTTGAGGTAGACCTGCTGCTGCCTGATAGCCTGGCTATATTGCAACCTTCAGGCAAATCTTCAAACTGGAATCTCTGGATAGAAGATTCGCAACGGGCACTACTATGTACCGATTCCCATCAAGCTATTGCTACAGCACCAACGACTATACCCCTATACCTGCAAAGCATTTTACAGAAACAGCAACATCAGGATTCCCCTGTGCCATTAGACATCTTCTTTCCTTTCTGTTCTGAAGATCAGCTAGATTACGCTACTTTGGAAATGGAGCTCGCCAGTGAGGAGCGACTGCAGACCAACAAGCTTTACTATCAGGAGCATATCCTGGTGGAGCTCACTAATAACCTTCTGCAGCAAAGTCACTTGTGGCCACATTCCCTCAACCTGCTTCAAGGTGCATATGCCAAGCGCAAAGGCTCGGTTCAGCAACTGCTGCCCTGGAAGACAATTGCTGCAGCGATTTTCATTTGGTTAGTGGCGGAAGTGGGAATAACTCTGGCACAGACCTTACACCTGGAGCGCCAAGCTGCTGATACCAAGGCAAAGGCTGAAAGCATTTACCGTGAAATATTCACTGGTGACCAACGAATTGTCAATATACGTGCCCAGATGCAAAGTCACATTAATCAGGCGCGCCAGCAGGGGCATAGTCATGAAAGCTTTCTTGAGCTATTGGCCGGTATGGGTAGCGTATTGCAGGAAGTCGATCGGTCCGATCAAGTTATGTTACGGCATATAAGCTATCACCAGCAACGATCAGACTTGCTGGTGGAGCTGCACCTGCAAAGTTTTGATCAGCTGGAACAGTATCGTGAAGCCTTGGAGAGTAATAACTTTGAAGCTGAGGTACAGTCGGCGGTAGTCGACGGTGACATCGTACGTAGTCGCATTATACTCAGGAAAAAAGCATGA